The Primulina tabacum isolate GXHZ01 chromosome 16, ASM2559414v2, whole genome shotgun sequence genome window below encodes:
- the LOC142529764 gene encoding uncharacterized protein LOC142529764 isoform X1 codes for MDNDERLELTSLLEILPPVEFCCIYGSSLHPNNLDKTSMIDYILGVADPRQWHAENLKLNPSHYASWMMRLGGARLITDVADDIGVGVHFNPFITHNDRSFKYGVVRMHDLVQDVLGWERFYLSGRLQKPVNIILDYLRIAELNSVNLKAATSAALLLLPSKFSEEELYAKICGLSYMGDIRMLFAEDKNKVKKIVQGQFNLFQTMYKPTLEEYAAQDLLRFSSSANINIMQDCELSTVYSLVSSLPWQLRGLMGSKLGEKKIIDGAGRAVQTVVINSKKEVAECVRKILRRKVAVSSARQVVAGLLTGGVVHGVRYVGSKMLKACKSWM; via the exons ATGGATAACGATGAAAGACTTGAGCTGACAAGTTTGCTAGAAATTCTTCCTCCAGTTGAGTTCTGCTGCATCTATGGGTCCTCCCTCCATCCAAACAATTTGGACAAG ACATCCATGATAGATTACATTCTTGGTGTAGCAGACCCCCGGCAATGGCATGCAGAG AATCTTAAACTGAATCCGAGCCATTATGCGTCTTGGATGATGCGCCTTGGTGGAGCACGACTG ATCACTGATGTTGCTGATGATATTGGGGTTGGCGTACACTTCAACCCATTTATAACTCACAACGACAGG AGCTTCAAGTATGGTGTTGTCCGAATGCATGATTTGGTTCAGGATGTTTTAGGATGGGAGAGGTTCTATTTGAGCGGACGTCTACAGAAACCG GTTAATATCATATTGGATTACTTGCGTATAGCAGAACTGAATTCCGTAAATTTAAAGGCTGCAACCTCTGCAGCTCTCCTCCTTTTACCTTCAAAATTCAGCGAG GAGGAATTATATGCCAAAATATGTGGTCTCTCATACATGGGTGACATTCGAATGCTTTTTGCAGAGGATAAAAACAAG GTGAAAAAGATCGTACAAGGACAGTTTAATTTATTCCAAACTATGTATAAACCAACACTGGAAGAATATGCTGCCCAGGACTTGCTTAGATTCTCATCTTCagcaaatataaatataatgcaG GACTGCGAGTTGTCTACCGTTTATTCCTTAGTATCTTCCCTTCCTTGGCAACTCAGAGGTCTCATGGGTTCTAAACTTGGAGAAAAGAAAATTATTGATGGAGCTG GTCGAGCTGTACAGACAGTGGTGATCAATTCAAAGAAAGAGGTCGCAGAATGTGTTCGCAAGATTTTGAGACGGAAAGTGGCAGTTTCCAGTGCGAGACAGGTTGTTGCTGGTCTGTTGACTGGTGGTGTGGTTCATGGTGTAAGATACGTCGGAAGCAAAATGTTGAAGGCCTGCAAATCTTGGATGTAA
- the LOC142529764 gene encoding uncharacterized protein LOC142529764 isoform X2 produces the protein MDNDERLELTSLLEILPPVEFCCIYGSSLHPNNLDKTSMIDYILGVADPRQWHAENLKLNPSHYASWMMRLGGARLITDVADDIGVGVHFNPFITHNDRSFKYGVVRMHDLVQDVLGWERFYLSGRLQKPVNIILDYLRIAELNSVNLKAATSAALLLLPSKFSEEELYAKICGLSYMGDIRMLFAEDKNKDCELSTVYSLVSSLPWQLRGLMGSKLGEKKIIDGAGRAVQTVVINSKKEVAECVRKILRRKVAVSSARQVVAGLLTGGVVHGVRYVGSKMLKACKSWM, from the exons ATGGATAACGATGAAAGACTTGAGCTGACAAGTTTGCTAGAAATTCTTCCTCCAGTTGAGTTCTGCTGCATCTATGGGTCCTCCCTCCATCCAAACAATTTGGACAAG ACATCCATGATAGATTACATTCTTGGTGTAGCAGACCCCCGGCAATGGCATGCAGAG AATCTTAAACTGAATCCGAGCCATTATGCGTCTTGGATGATGCGCCTTGGTGGAGCACGACTG ATCACTGATGTTGCTGATGATATTGGGGTTGGCGTACACTTCAACCCATTTATAACTCACAACGACAGG AGCTTCAAGTATGGTGTTGTCCGAATGCATGATTTGGTTCAGGATGTTTTAGGATGGGAGAGGTTCTATTTGAGCGGACGTCTACAGAAACCG GTTAATATCATATTGGATTACTTGCGTATAGCAGAACTGAATTCCGTAAATTTAAAGGCTGCAACCTCTGCAGCTCTCCTCCTTTTACCTTCAAAATTCAGCGAG GAGGAATTATATGCCAAAATATGTGGTCTCTCATACATGGGTGACATTCGAATGCTTTTTGCAGAGGATAAAAACAAG GACTGCGAGTTGTCTACCGTTTATTCCTTAGTATCTTCCCTTCCTTGGCAACTCAGAGGTCTCATGGGTTCTAAACTTGGAGAAAAGAAAATTATTGATGGAGCTG GTCGAGCTGTACAGACAGTGGTGATCAATTCAAAGAAAGAGGTCGCAGAATGTGTTCGCAAGATTTTGAGACGGAAAGTGGCAGTTTCCAGTGCGAGACAGGTTGTTGCTGGTCTGTTGACTGGTGGTGTGGTTCATGGTGTAAGATACGTCGGAAGCAAAATGTTGAAGGCCTGCAAATCTTGGATGTAA
- the LOC142529486 gene encoding uncharacterized protein LOC142529486, which yields MRLESPMRSSNLGTRAEGWSAEERLGMAFEDKEKQRGRHENEGLGALPYQRRSADLRISEVKPASEGYNEKERIFLLTKPDENVSGSKRKAVTPSEEELPADIIANKKAKEEWSCALCQVSATSENALKEHVLGKKHKSKEAALIAQRGGKNHSIGLFTSKVSKSNHVVGTIDPGEEEAVEHKAQYLFSEKAGVATLMKDDLPLLEKPKSEHLKKTPSEVIRNVHKNEDDPKEKVYKFWCEMCQVGTLSMKVMNDHKKGKKHLNRLRNCEKNGGTGSINQKKSAALAACMDEASENGKGVNSVKFNQALDRVSSEDRKLLDAFHHEEQEGETLNSDNINKALYEKRSEV from the exons ATGAGGTTGGAATCTCCAATGAGGTCTTCAAATTTGGGGACAAGAGCAGAAGGATGGTCTGCAGAGGAAAGACTTGGAATGGCATTTGAGGATAAGGAAAAGCAGAGAGGGAGGCACGAGAATGAAGGATTGGGTGCTTTGCCCTATCAGAGGAGGTCTGCTGACCTGAGGATTTCAGAGGTTAAGCCTGCATCAGAGGGTTACAACGAAAAAGAAAGAATTTTTTTGCTG ACGAAGCCAGATGAAAATGTATCTGGATCAAAAAGGAAGGCCGTAACACCATCTGAGGAAGAGCTTCCTGCTGATATTATTGCAAACAAGAAAGCTAAAGAGGAGTGGAGTTGTGCCCTTTGCCAAGTTAGTGCCACCAGCGAAAATGCTTTAAAAGAACACGTGCTTGGAAAGAAACACAAGTCGAAAGAGGCTGCATTGATAGCTCAAAGGGGAGGGAAAAACCATAGCATTGGACTTTTTACTAGTAAAGTTTCCAAGTCAAATCATGTTGTTGGGACCATTGATCCAGGGGAAGAGGAAGCGGTGGAACATAAAGCTCAATATTTGTTTTCTGAGAAGGCAGGAGTGGCAACATTGATGAAAGATGATTTGCCATTGTTGGAAAAACCAAAAtcagaacatttgaagaaaacccCATCAGAAGTGATTCGAAATGTACATAAGAATGAGGATGATCCAAAGGAGAAGGTTTATAAGTTTTGGTGCGAGATGTGTCAGGTAGGGACTTTATCTATGAAAGTCATGAACGATCATAAAAAGGGGAAGAAACATCTCAACAGATTGAGAAATTGTGAGAAAAATGGTGGAACTGGATCAATCAACCAAAAGAAGAGTGCTGCACTCGCTGCTTGCATGGATGAGGCTTCTGAAAATGGAAAAGGCGTAAATTCAGTAAAGTTCAACCAGGCATTGGATCGAGTAAGTTCAGAGGATCGCAAGCTGTTAGATGCATTCCATcacgaagaacaagaaggaGAAACCTTGAATTCTGACAATATTAACAAGGCTTTATATGAAAAGAGGTCCGAGGTTTAG
- the LOC142529487 gene encoding uncharacterized protein LOC142529487, with product MDPVYHGAGYMNPEFRWNQNGYGRNEYPHPYLQDIHEAIQRGIEKERIRKEIIMSEIVRRRVLEAEVRRELMMEREMALLQDRNGFPFGSSPPVMGLESPVRPSLLVTRAEGWSAEKRLGMSLQDKEKLKRSEYGGLETVSFQRGMADLRISEIKPASEGNIEKQRILLLSKPDENVSISKTKDVSPPEVVNLELHPDVIANKISKEEWSCALCKVMSTSEKDLNKHVLGKKHMLKVAALRAQRTGKNYSIGLFPKKPTNSIHVEERGRNLKLNLCFLRRGGRQHQRKMICHCRKTQN from the exons ATGGATCCTGTATACCATGGGG CTGGGTATATGAACCCAGAATTTAGGTGGAATCAGAATGGATATGGACGAAATGAATATCCCCACCCTTATCTTCAAGACATCCATGAGGCGATTCAAAGGGGGATCGAAAAGGAAAGAATTAGGAAGGAAATAATCATGTCAGAGATTGTGAGAAGGCGTGTTCTAGAAGCAGAGGTGAGGAGGGAGTTGATGATGGAGAGGGAAATGGCTCTGCTGCAAGATCGCAATGGGTTTCCATTTGGTTCATCACCACCAGTAATGGGGTTGGAATCACCAGTGAGGCCTTCACTTTTGGTGACAAGAGCAGAAGGATGGTCTGCAGAGAAAAGACTTGGAATGTCACTTCAGGATAAGGAGAAGCTGAAAAGGAGTGAGTATGGAGGATTGGAGACTGTGTCATTTCAGAGGGGTATGGCTGACCTGAGGATTTCAGAGATTAAACCTGCATCAGAGGGTAACATAGAAAAACAAAGAATTCTTTTGCTG AGCAAGCCAGATGAAAATGTATCTATATCGAAGACGAAGGATGTGTCCCCCCCTGAAGTGGTTAATCTTGAGCTTCATCCTGATGTTATTGCAAATAAGATATCTAAGGAGGAGTGGAGCTGTGCCCTTTGCAAAGTTATGTCCACCAGCGAGAAAGATCTAAACAAACATGTGCTTGGGAAAAAACATATGTTGAAAGTGGCTGCATTGAGAGCTCAGAGGACTGGAAAAAACTATAGCATCGGACTTTTTCCCAAGAAACCTACTAACTCAATTCACGTGGAAGAGAGGGGGAGAAACTTAAAGCTCAATCTTTGTTTTCTCAGAAGGGGGGGAAGGCAACATCAAAGAAAGATGATTTGCCATTGTCGCAAAACCCAAAAttag